The region GTATCCTAGAGAGTGGTCATACTCGAGATGATATTACTGTTGAGTGAATGGCCTCTGAGAACCTAGTGTTGTTAGCCAGAGTTCTATCTAACTATGGAAATTTTGGTTGCTAGGGGAAGCTTGTGATGTTTTGAGTGTTGGGGTAAGCCATTGTTTTTAGTTTTGAAGGTTGGAACACACTCACCACACCAATTGTTGATACAAGATTAGTGATGTGATCGTTTGAGATAGTTCATCTAGTggataaaaaattgtaaatgatTAGAATATATACTCCTTATGATAACTAGAGCTGGATAGAAGAGGGAAAGAGATTATCGAGAATACCCTAAGATGTTTGTGGGTCTTAAAAGGGTTATTAGACTTTGTGTGTCGTCCCCATATTATTTGTAGACTCACAATAGCCTAGCCAATCTATTGATATCCTATCGTCGTAAGTACGAATTGTCATGTCAAGGGTATAGTCCCCTGGTGTGAGCTTGCGGGGACCTAGCCTTGTGAGGTCATAGGCTCACAGAGTTCGGAATTTGTGGGTTTAGGTCTCATAAGTGTTGCTAGCtcgcaataaaattaaaatttaaaccataAAACCTATCTTTTTTGCCATGTGTTATAGCTAAACTATCACATTAGTACTTgtactgttttttatttttgccatTGTATTTTAATCATGTAATCCTCGTTGTCTCCACccaaatttttgttaaaattttaaaatataaaaaactaaaaaaccaTTAAAAGtcctaaaaaaatcatatatatttttaaaaagtcacATAAAATCTCTCAGAaaactataaataaaaataaaatatcaataatctatttttgaaaattataaaaaatttaaaagtataaatatgcaaaaacttcgaaaaattaaaaaatttgtttgtttggaattttagggtttctttaaaaaaattgaattttatgaaaatGGTTTTAAGATTTCTATGGCATTTTTGtgcttaaaaaaaattctaaattccttaaaaatataaaaaaatagagatttttttatgattttctatttttaataatattaaaaaatttaagtatttttaaaattttttgacacATGACAGCGTGTCattagtatatttattttttttaaagaaaatttttattgagATAACaggatataaaaaataaaaatacattgtCTAAactgataaaagaaaatataaatatcaaaatgataatttaactatACGCTAAAAGCGGTATTAAGAGGTAAAATTCAAAGGTTTAGTCATAAGCCAagcctaaaaaatattaaaatcgaTATTTATGTCAAATCATTTGAAGAGTGCGTGGAATGAGACATTGAGACCTTTACATCATTtgcccaaaataataaaaagagtaaAAAGTTTTGTGTGTTTTATATCCGCACGTTCACGCCGTTCGGAGATTTAACATTGACCCACTTGTTGGCAAACCaacaattaataaattattaaaaaattaaaataataacatttaaagaACTCCATTGAAGCTCTTCTTTAAATTAGGAGACAAAAGTTGATAGTGACAACTTATATTAAAAGTGTTTTTATTAATGTGAAAGTACGAAAATAACcttatattaacataaaataaattatacacaattcaatatatgattaaaaatatatttatacccTGATTGCTTACATCTTATGATGCTAAAAATATTGATTTAGAATTAAATTAGATTAGATCAGTTTGATCGAAAAATAATACTTTAATAGGGATAAGTAAGGGTTTTCgtgcttaaaataaaaattacattttaatctcttttaaaattataaaattataaaatttatatatggtaaaattttattttaatattcaaaattaaaaaatattaattttttattattttatgatgatttgataaaaaatataaatttaagtattAATAGAACTGgaaaaatcaatatttaaaaatttaatatatgtaaatatatttatgttattcctatattttaataatttaactttcCGTGTGATCTTTTTTCGAAGTTTAGTTTTTTCCTGTCTGCCAAACACTTTTTCCTATAAAAACCAACCTACTTTTAATAATGGagattcatttcaatttataaggATAAAACTTATAAGATtcctataattttaccaaaaaagaaAAGTAGGCAAATGGATGGGCTTGGAAGAGATGAAGATAAGGTAGATAATGGATTCAACCATGAAGAAGAAGAACATGGCGGTCGCAAGAGCAGTAACAATGGAGCTGAGTACGAGATGTCGGTGGAACAAATCTTCGAGAACAGGGAAGTACCGCCATGGAAGAAACAACTGACGATGAGGGCGTTCGCCGTGAGCTTCGTGTTGAGCATATTGTTTACTTTCATAGTAATGAAGTTGAATTTAACAACCGGAATCATCCCTTCCCTCAACGTCTCGGCTGGACTCCTAGGGTTTTTCTTCGTCAAGACGTGGACTAAATTGCTCTCAAAATCCGGTTTGCTCAGACAGCCCTTTACCCGCCAAGAAAACACCGTGATTCAAACCTGCGTCGTCGCCTCCTCCGGCATCGCCTTTAGTGGTatgtttttttttgaactttccTCTTGATTTTTGTTATGCTCTGAAAGAATTACTGTGATATGATCCCCCAATTTGTTCTACAAATCAGATCACTGAGTAAAAACTGCCCCATTCATGAATCTAAAGCAAAAATTTAGGGAAGGTTTAATTCTAACCACAAATCCCTATACTCTTcagatttttaatatttaatcctCTGCTTTCATTTCCAAAAATTTAGTTTTggaaatttaaacttcaaaatgtatttttattaaatttgaatatgtattatttcaatattcaaagcttttttcaaaaattaagtacAGTCTAtgggattttaatttttaaactggACAAATAACAAGATTAAATTCATAAAACTAAAAACAGAGGGATTAAATTTTAGAATTCTGAACAGTATAGGGGCTAAGAGCAGAATTAGTCCTTTAGGGAACTCACTGCACCGTATATTTTCCATTTGCAGTGGAGGGAACGAGGGTCAATTGAGTTTGGTATAAAATTACGACTTTGTTTACcgctttaactttttctttttttcaaattgagaaatttatttaaatatataatagcaatctatatttttattataatataataaaataaatttctgtaattaataaatattaattgatatataaaataaaatttattccgACGGTCACTTTTACCCATacattatatttcatttattaattttaatttgactattacattaattaaatttgCCCTAAATTTGTTTCGGAAATTCGTTGCTTTACAAGTAATtcactttcataaatttttattttattaatttgtatttcataaaatttaaaggattaaaaatattatgtcatGTGGCAAAcacaaatataaaacaaaaatacatgtttaaaaataatatataataaataaaggaACATacgtttaaaactaattaatcataattatacatgaaatatgtatggtattaaaattaaaaaaataaatttaattgtttatcATTGCATTCCTATCAATATTGAGTTGGTGTCAAGTTAATTTCtgataccaattcaatcaaattcatttatatacaATTGATAGAAGTAATAAAGTGtgtatgattaaaattaaaattaaaatataaaaaaattttaaaataaagctttagttAAGTggtaaataaaatgttttattaatataattgatttgggttcaaatttcaccatttacatattattaattttttaaatggaaaagtTTAAAGTAATCTCggataatataacttattttaattataaaaaatatttttgaaatttaataactaaaatggtGATCCGATTGAGAGTGATATCAACTCAGCAAAatgcttaaataatagtataaattacaTAATGAATTTAAGTATTATTTTTGGAAGACCAAGACTTTTTGCTTGTGTTATTGTCTTCTACCTAATAGTGGTCAATTGTCgtgaattgagttttaatttaatttttataaaattagattaGTGGTTAAAAATGAATATTGTATTTTTAGaggataaaatgtaattttattattatattaactcGTGATTTCATAAATTTCGAAAGGACCATATAATGAATTTACCATTTTTGAAAAGTCAAGGCTGTATCATGTCTTTCCCAGTGAATAGTGTTGGACTTGTTGACTGAGTTTAGCTAAATAATATAATTTCActtattaatttaatatgttattaaccgttttcttaaaatatattttaattaatttattggaTTAGTGGTATGCAttgttactttaattttttataattacttAATTGATGTTTCAAATTTACAAAAAGAtcattttaattctttatttaattttttcacattttttaactctcacacttgtaatttttgtcaaatacgaaaaaattattattttttaactttgttgacattGCATACACGTGTCATGTAGATAACacgtcaataattaattaattttttaaaatttaaaatttaaaattattaaattataaaaatatttttttttatatttttaaaattttaaagtttaattaaatgttgatgtatCATTTACGTGACAATCTATGTTTATACATTGTCAGTAAAGTTAATAAATGTTAGCATTTTCATTCATTTAGGGgtaatttgattataaaaaaaaacgcAAGTTCAAAtgttaaaagagataaaaaaataaatagagggtttaaatgattttttagtAAAGTTAGAGGGGCAAAAAAGTTAttaaccctttttcttttaaaacattgttgctttaattttttaaaattattaattcaacTTTAttagaggatatgttgtaaaggcGACGGGTGGATGAGTGACAGTGAGTGAGGCCAAGTTGTTGCTTTGGGGAATGGGCTAATGATACGCTGAGATGTGATTGAGATCGAAGTCATTAGGCGTGTTTCGGAATACTGAATAAAGTCAATAAGTCAATGATACAGACTTTTTAGACCATTTTAAAGTGGGGACCCTTTtaggaatttttaattttatatttatagctGTCTGATGTCTCCATTGCTTTTACACCttttcacatttgctaaactcaCGCTGACACAATGTTTTCATATTAATCTTTACATAGCTTTGAACTGCCCATGTTCTCATTGGATGATTATCATGTTATTTATGCTAATCATTACtttggtttaatttttaaaaaaagattctaTAATAGAAACCCGTAGTGTAAGGATAGAAAAATTTGTGTTTGTGAAGTTATTTAGTAATTGAACTTGATTATTTTGATCtaattatttgtaattagataCCTATAGTAATTGTAGTTGGTATGTCTCATTAAATCGAGTATAATTAGATAATctcaattatattatttaatttttataggagttgagaattgaaaattttatgtcaGTAATTAGGTaggctttttttattttcttaaagatgtaattataatttaggaaataattacaattactttatAGTGTTAACCCATTCTACaatggaattaaattttatttaaaactgcCTCTGAACCTCAAAAACCTCAGTAAAAAACCTATCTATCTCGTTCTGAATCAAGTTGAATATTATATATTCCCCCTGTACCTGGCTGATTGGGTTTTTTTTGCCAACATAAATGTCTCCTTTTAACAATGGTTTATTCATGGATTCATCTAATTGTCATTAAATATTTCTTTCTTGAAAGAGGGACATGTGCTATATTAAACATTACTGAATGAATGCTCAACGAAGCTGGTGTGAGTGCTAAAAACAtgtatgttaattttattttaagtttttcttttatatatttaaaaggtTTTATATCTGTTCATGAGCTAAGGTGAGTGGTGGCCCAACCCGACTTAATGATTCATTTTcactattcaaatattataaaaatattaattttttatgtttatatttatatatatttaaaattgaaatcaaataaacatattttaattatttattttaaatttaaatcagaCTAGCCCAAGGTAGAATTATCTAGTCCAAGTTTGACTGCTCAACCCATGGTCTAGTCCTTCAAAAAAACATATCTACTACTTTGAAGATGACCATAGATCATTGAAAGCTATGAAATGAACGAGTTCCATGGGTGATTTACTATTATGAAATCACTCTCTCATGTTTGACATGGAATTGTGTGATACACTATTCATGTAAGACCCAGAATCAAAACCACAAAAATGCTATGCTGTAATCTAAAGCAAGAAACTTGTGGTTGCAGTACATGCTTTGAACTGAAAATTTTGTAAAGCATGTTGTGTTTATAATTGATTGAAAGATAACATCATGTAATTACATAACAAATTTCATTTACCGCATAAAACTTGTGGTTGCAGTACATgctttaaattgaaaatttttgtaaagTATGCTGTGTTTATGATTGATTGAAGATAACCTCTGCATTCATTTGGTTAAACTACAACCTCAACTGGTTTGCAGAAGCTTTTACTTACTTTTACCTGCTGACAAACAGGGGGATTCGGGAGTTACCTCTTCGGAATGAGCGAACGTGTCGCAAAGCAATCCGGGGATAACGGCGGTTTCAAGAATCCGTCACTCGGATGGATTATTGGCTTCCTCTTTGTTGTTAGCTTTCTTGGTCTCTTCTCCGTGGTGCCTCTTCGGAAGGTACACTCTGCTTTGCCCCTGTATTGAAGTTGAATGGACATAGAAATCCCACTTTCTAAATATATTGTGTCtataataatataaacattatGTTTATATATAGGATTTGAAATCGTTGAGCTAATAATGAAATGATATTCTTTCAAGGAAAGGTTCTTTTTGCCTATGTTAACTTCCATTACCAACTTTTTTGTCCTCTTGTTTTTCTCAGATCATGATCATAGACTTCAAGTTGACATATCCGAGTGGTACTGCAACTGCACATCTCATCAATAGCTTCCATACTCCTCAAGGAGCTAAGCTAGCAAGGTAAAAATTGTTATCATAGTTGCGGTTTCTAATTAAAGCTGATGATTACGATGTTTATACGTTCTAATCTTTTCATGTTTTTTACTTGTAGGAAGCAAGTGAAAACATTGGGGAAGTTCTTTTCTTTCAGCTTTTTATGGGGTTTCTTTCAATGGTTTTACACTGCTGGAGACCGTTGTGGATTTATTAGCTTCCCTACGTTTGGGCTTAAAGCATACGAAAACATGTGCGTAGAATCAGTTCAATTTCTTCCCTTAGTGAACTCGAAAACGAGTACTAAGCGACTTGTTTGCTAATATTTCAGGTTTTTCTTCGATTTCTCAGCAACATATGTTGGAGTAGGGATGATTTGCCCCTACATAATAAACATATCAGTGCTGCTTGGAGGAATACTTTCATGGGGTCTAATGTGGCCTCTCATTGAAAATAGAAAGGGTGATTGGTTTAATGCAGATCTTCCCAAAAAAAATATGCACGGCCTACAAGGTTACCAGGTTAGTTTCCATTGAGACCAACGAAACTATAGTTTCCCGACATGGTAACATTGATCTCAAGATTCGTTATTCCTTAAATCCAGGTGTTTATTGCCATAGCCTTGATCCTAGGTGATGGGCTATACAACTTTGTCAAGGTGTTTACTAGAACCCTCACAGGCTTGTTTTATCAATTTCGAGGACAACAATCTCTCCCCGTTGCAAATCAGCATTCTTCTGATACCTCAGACAAGCTATCATACGATGACCAGCGCCGAATCCAACTCTTTCTAAAGGACCAAATTCCTACATGGTTTTCTGTTGCAGGTTATGTAACAATTGCTACCATCTCCACCATAGTTCTTCCATTCATCTTTCCTGAACTCAAATGGTATTACGTATTGGTCATTTACATCTTTGCACCAACATTGGCTTTTTGCAATGCATATGGAACTGGATTGACCGATTGGTCCCTTGCTTCGACCTATGGTAAGCTAGCAATCTTTACGATTGGAGCTTGGGCTGGTCCAAATGGTGGTGTCCTTGCAGGTCTCATAGCATGTGGTGTAATGATGAACATTGTTGCAACAGCTTCTGACCTAATGCAGGATTTTAAGACCGGTTACTTGACCCTTGCTTCTCCTAGGTCCATGTTTGTTAGCCAAGTGATTGGCACAGCCATGGGCTGCATAGTTTCGCCTTGTGTCTTCTGGCTGTTCTACAACGCATTCGATGACCTTGGGCTTCCCGGCAGTCAATATGCCGCTCCTTTCGGAATTGTTTATCGCAACATGTCTGTACTGGGGGTGCAAGGCTTCTCTGCTTTGCCGAAAGACTGCCTCTTGTTATGTTACGTGTTCTTCGGTGCAGCCATTCTAATAAACTCCATTAAAGATATGCTGGGTAAGAAATGGGGATCCTACATTCCACTTCCGATGGCAATGGCAATACCTTTTTACCTCGGCCCGTACTTTGCCATTGACATGTGTGTCGGAAGTTTGATTTTGTTCGTTTGGGAAAAGTTAAACAAAGAAAAGGCCGCTGCGTTTGCACCAGCAGTTGCCTCCGGTTTGATCTGTGGTGACGGTATATGGACTTTGCCAAGTTCAATACTTGCTCTAGCCGGGGTTCAAccaccaatttgcatgaaatttctCTCGAGGGCAACAAACACTAGGGTCGataatttcttgaactcaaaaaGTTGAATGCATTCGTACAAAATCTATAGATGGTTACACTAGACACGTAAAACAGCATcgtcaattatttataattttgtatgttaTGTGCATGTTATTTCTCCGTGTTTTCTTTTTCTGCTGGTATCATTGGCACGACAAAATGAAGTACGACGAGTGATGAATCATCGGGTATCAAAGGACTGTGATGTATGTTAtaggtgaatgaatgaatgaaaagtgACATATAGTTAGTTCATACGGTCTTTGTTCTAGCATGTGTGATGTGTAAAATACTTAGTGTCGCTAGGTTTTTCAATTGAAGTTATACTGAAAGCTTGGCTCATTTCCTgatatcatcaatgaatctctctatgtttgatttttttttttttggtttttacgAATACAATTACAGGTAAATATTGATATAGtataatcataataaataataCATGTACGAGCAATTATAATTATAGCAAAATAATATAAAGCACAATAAGATCGAAACATGGAATGTATTCAGGCAATGTTCACACGTAGACTTGAACCCACAAAATAAATATGGATGGGGAAGAACCAAAGTTGGACATTCAAGGATCTTGAAAAActagatttaattttaataaggtttgaagtcattcctctcaaattataattatttgaattaaactgaacttcatttattattatttacagtgtaaaatatttaaaactagaaAACCATACATTGACCTACACTTGTATTTTCTTTTGCAAATTTAaatcaaaccaa is a window of Gossypium hirsutum isolate 1008001.06 chromosome D08, Gossypium_hirsutum_v2.1, whole genome shotgun sequence DNA encoding:
- the LOC107909091 gene encoding probable metal-nicotianamine transporter YSL5, with the protein product MDGLGRDEDKVDNGFNHEEEEHGGRKSSNNGAEYEMSVEQIFENREVPPWKKQLTMRAFAVSFVLSILFTFIVMKLNLTTGIIPSLNVSAGLLGFFFVKTWTKLLSKSGLLRQPFTRQENTVIQTCVVASSGIAFSGGFGSYLFGMSERVAKQSGDNGGFKNPSLGWIIGFLFVVSFLGLFSVVPLRKIMIIDFKLTYPSGTATAHLINSFHTPQGAKLARKQVKTLGKFFSFSFLWGFFQWFYTAGDRCGFISFPTFGLKAYENMFFFDFSATYVGVGMICPYIINISVLLGGILSWGLMWPLIENRKGDWFNADLPKKNMHGLQGYQVFIAIALILGDGLYNFVKVFTRTLTGLFYQFRGQQSLPVANQHSSDTSDKLSYDDQRRIQLFLKDQIPTWFSVAGYVTIATISTIVLPFIFPELKWYYVLVIYIFAPTLAFCNAYGTGLTDWSLASTYGKLAIFTIGAWAGPNGGVLAGLIACGVMMNIVATASDLMQDFKTGYLTLASPRSMFVSQVIGTAMGCIVSPCVFWLFYNAFDDLGLPGSQYAAPFGIVYRNMSVLGVQGFSALPKDCLLLCYVFFGAAILINSIKDMLGKKWGSYIPLPMAMAIPFYLGPYFAIDMCVGSLILFVWEKLNKEKAAAFAPAVASGLICGDGIWTLPSSILALAGVQPPICMKFLSRATNTRVDNFLNSKS